A single region of the Enterobacteriaceae endosymbiont of Donacia tomentosa genome encodes:
- a CDS encoding riboflavin synthase codes for MFTGIIKSIGRVHNIIIKKNIYFLFIRTSKYFLADLNIGQSISSNGCCLTITNLYKNILVFNIIINTLNITTFKKVKIGDYLNLEKPLKIQDFIGGHIVTGHITGIAIINKIRNYIYYRILWIKPYDMHLMNYILEKGSICIDGVSLTIDKKLTNKFSVNIIPETLLKTTLSKKKINDDVNLEVDFYTKTIIETVKILHKNNNKYT; via the coding sequence ATGTTTACTGGAATTATTAAATCTATAGGTAGAGTACATAATATAATAATAAAAAAAAATATTTATTTTCTTTTTATAAGAACATCAAAATATTTTTTAGCTGATTTAAATATAGGACAATCTATTTCAAGTAATGGTTGTTGTTTAACTATTACCAATTTATATAAAAATATTCTTGTTTTTAACATAATAATAAATACATTAAATATTACTACTTTTAAAAAAGTAAAAATTGGAGATTATTTAAATTTAGAAAAACCATTAAAAATACAAGATTTTATCGGTGGACATATAGTTACAGGACATATTACTGGTATTGCTATAATTAATAAAATTAGGAATTATATTTATTATCGAATTTTATGGATTAAACCATATGATATGCATTTAATGAATTATATTTTAGAAAAAGGATCTATATGTATAGATGGTGTTAGTCTAACAATAGATAAAAAGTTAACAAATAAATTTAGTGTTAATATAATACCAGAAACATTATTAAAAACAACTTTATCAAAAAAAAAAATAAATGATGATGTAAATCTTGAAGTTGATTTCTATACAAAAACTATAATTGAAACTGTTAAAATATTACATAAAAATAATAACAAATATACTTAA
- the rpmI gene encoding 50S ribosomal protein L35: MLKLKTVRSIAKRFKKTGNGYFKHKQANLRHLLTKKTKKHKRSLRQKKIVKKGDAYSLKSCLPYL; this comes from the coding sequence ATGTTAAAACTTAAAACAGTACGTAGTATAGCAAAAAGATTTAAAAAAACAGGTAATGGATATTTTAAACATAAACAAGCTAATCTAAGACATTTACTAACAAAAAAGACAAAAAAACACAAACGTTCTTTAAGACAAAAAAAAATAGTTAAAAAGGGAGATGCATATTCATTAAAATCTTGTTTACCGTATTTATAA
- a CDS encoding MATE family efflux transporter → MHKYFIEIKKLFRIAIPILFTQIVYILIGLVNIVMSGHFSKIDAVVISMGTSIWLPIILFSHGILLPLIPLISEFNVINNKKNINEYIKQAYVLTIIMSSITMFVLHEITYLIPLFINKNLYLVTKLKLYLNIILYSIPGYLFLQILRCVCESLLLISLEMMISFLGILLYVPINYIFTYGYNLVPQFGSIGCAISTVLIYWIMFFLTGILLSKSTYSKKIKVFNIFNKPNIKILTKLFKLGIPIGLTIFFEITLFTIVALLISNMSIEEAISHQISISFSSLIFVIPFSLSIATTIRIGYYLGLGLKNKAKFVSWIAQLIGIIISFFICFISIIFRKQIAAIYNLNLDIINISSYLILLVSIYQVSDSIQIIGCGILKGYQDTKSIFFITFFSYWILGLPIGYILSITDWISSPMGPAGFWIGFIIGFTIAAILTVMRIIHIQKKDMLL, encoded by the coding sequence GTGCATAAATATTTCATAGAAATTAAAAAATTATTTAGAATTGCTATTCCGATTCTTTTTACACAAATAGTATATATTTTAATAGGATTAGTTAATATAGTGATGTCAGGTCATTTTAGTAAGATAGATGCAGTTGTAATATCAATGGGTACATCAATATGGTTACCAATAATATTATTTAGTCATGGGATATTATTACCTTTAATTCCTCTTATTTCTGAATTTAACGTAATTAATAACAAAAAAAATATAAATGAATATATAAAACAAGCATATGTATTAACCATAATTATGTCTTCTATTACAATGTTTGTTTTACATGAAATAACTTATTTAATTCCATTATTTATAAATAAAAACTTATATTTAGTTACAAAACTAAAGTTATACTTAAATATTATTTTATATAGTATCCCAGGATATTTATTTTTACAAATCTTACGTTGTGTTTGTGAAAGTTTATTATTAATTTCATTAGAAATGATGATTAGTTTTTTAGGAATTTTATTATATGTACCAATAAATTATATTTTTACATATGGATATAATTTAGTGCCTCAATTTGGAAGCATAGGATGTGCTATATCTACTGTCTTAATATATTGGATTATGTTCTTTTTAACTGGAATTTTACTTTCAAAATCTACATATTCTAAAAAAATTAAAGTTTTTAATATTTTTAACAAACCTAATATTAAAATTTTAACTAAATTATTTAAATTAGGGATACCTATCGGGTTAACTATTTTTTTTGAAATTACACTTTTTACTATAGTTGCCTTACTCATATCAAATATGAGTATAGAAGAAGCTATTAGTCATCAAATAAGTATAAGTTTTAGTTCATTAATTTTTGTAATCCCATTTTCTTTAAGTATTGCTACTACAATTAGAATTGGATATTATCTTGGTTTAGGTTTAAAAAATAAGGCAAAATTTGTTAGTTGGATTGCACAATTGATAGGAATAATAATATCTTTTTTTATATGTTTTATAAGTATAATTTTTAGAAAACAAATTGCTGCAATATATAATTTAAATCTAGATATTATTAATATATCTTCATATTTAATTCTATTGGTATCTATTTACCAGGTATCTGATTCTATTCAAATTATAGGATGTGGTATTTTAAAAGGGTATCAAGATACCAAATCTATTTTTTTTATTACATTTTTTTCTTACTGGATTTTAGGTTTACCCATTGGATATATTTTATCAATTACTGATTGGATATCATCACCTATGGGACCAGCAGGTTTTTGGATAGGTTTTATTATAGGATTTACAATTGCTGCAATATTGACCGTAATGCGTATTATCCATATACAAAAAAAAGATATGCTGTTATAA
- the rnt gene encoding ribonuclease T: MYINIKFLKIILKLMKNLSKLDLLHYRFRGLYPVVIDIETSGFNSHRHAILEISLITLKMTNGWLEKNEMLHFHIIPFKGSCISSEALAFNGININSLLRGAISENKAFKIIFKKIFADIQKNKCKKAVVVAHNANFDHSFIMEAVKRIKMEKNNPFHSFVTFDTASISGLILGQTVLAKACYALNIPFDCTQAHSALYDTNRTAELFCKLVNKWKKLGGWPP, from the coding sequence ATGTATATTAATATAAAATTTTTAAAAATAATTTTGAAATTAATGAAGAATTTATCTAAATTAGATTTGTTACATTATAGATTTAGAGGATTATATCCTGTAGTTATTGATATTGAAACTTCTGGATTTAATTCTCATCGTCATGCAATATTAGAAATAAGTTTAATAACATTAAAAATGACAAATGGTTGGTTAGAAAAAAATGAAATGTTACATTTTCATATTATTCCATTTAAAGGATCTTGTATTTCTTCTGAAGCATTAGCTTTTAATGGCATTAATATTAATTCCTTATTAAGAGGAGCTATATCTGAAAATAAAGCATTTAAGATAATTTTTAAAAAAATTTTTGCAGATATCCAAAAAAATAAATGTAAAAAAGCAGTCGTAGTTGCACATAATGCTAATTTTGATCATAGTTTTATAATGGAAGCTGTAAAACGTATAAAAATGGAAAAAAATAATCCATTTCATTCTTTTGTAACATTTGATACAGCTTCAATAAGTGGATTAATCTTAGGACAAACTGTTTTAGCAAAAGCTTGTTATGCTTTAAACATCCCTTTTGACTGTACTCAAGCACATTCTGCGTTATATGATACAAATCGTACTGCTGAATTATTTTGTAAATTAGTAAATAAATGGAAAAAATTAGGTGGATGGCCTCCCTAA
- the tsaB gene encoding tRNA (adenosine(37)-N6)-threonylcarbamoyltransferase complex dimerization subunit type 1 TsaB, with amino-acid sequence MYKNILAIDTSKQYCLITLQKKKHICNIVYYCPYSHTKYLLFLIKKILKRQNIFLSDIHLLGYNLGPGNFSSMRIGIALIETISYVFNIPKIGISHLMILAEKSWKKTGIKNIITTIKCDKNHIYFALYKKNIKGLWIGKNTECILNNNNFLNKISVLRGEWVLLSDTNQDLKQNIKKLLNKDLKIFFLQKISNSSEEIIHIINNMIINKKKINKNYKINYMKNTI; translated from the coding sequence ATGTATAAAAATATTTTAGCAATCGATACCTCAAAACAATATTGTTTAATAACTTTACAAAAGAAAAAACATATTTGTAATATAGTTTATTATTGTCCTTATTCACATACAAAATATTTATTATTTTTAATAAAAAAAATTTTAAAAAGGCAGAATATTTTTTTATCAGATATACATTTATTAGGATATAATTTGGGTCCAGGAAATTTTTCTAGTATGAGAATAGGCATAGCGTTAATAGAAACAATATCTTATGTATTTAATATTCCTAAAATAGGAATATCACATTTAATGATTTTAGCTGAAAAATCATGGAAAAAAACAGGGATTAAAAATATTATAACTACAATAAAATGTGATAAAAATCATATTTATTTTGCATTATATAAAAAAAATATAAAAGGGTTATGGATTGGTAAAAATACTGAATGTATATTAAATAATAATAATTTTTTAAATAAAATTTCTGTATTAAGAGGGGAGTGGGTATTATTATCAGATACAAATCAAGATTTAAAACAAAATATAAAAAAATTATTAAATAAAGATTTAAAAATATTTTTTCTACAAAAAATATCTAATTCCTCAGAAGAAATTATACATATTATAAATAATATGATAATTAATAAGAAAAAAATAAATAAAAATTATAAAATTAATTATATGAAAAATACTATTTAA
- the pheT gene encoding phenylalanine--tRNA ligase subunit beta translates to MMKFSESWLREWVDFNQDIYSLSEKLTMLGFEVEKVDTAHIKKKYDNIYVGEVVYYSLYKKNPKIYKLIIDIHREKLLNILSFLKVKCKIKVIIATKKSFLYQKFIKIPKYNFLFKSDGLLCSQRIFTLENFDFIQDSIIKVPRNVLNGIDANQFLIDKILSINIPFNRPDCLSILGITRDLASIKNIHFKFPYKNTLLKEQKKYKININFDKDIENILHNYKYSIIKNINLNQKIPNIIIERLLHSNFTISTKNPLLNIKNYIFLELGYPIQFYDLNKIEGDVYIKNGKKNTFFIINSKNQKINFKNNCLLTIFDKNKILSIPGLVQNKYILTNIKTENILIECLLLNKKYIQQKISNKYNKFHNFSYMYEKYLDPLMQNQVLIRTMNLLLQIFGGNISKINSFNIKNINYINKKIQLKYQKVNKILGFKILPKNIIDILTRLGFLISKQIVYSCDVKIPSWRQDIHCEEDLIEEIIRVYDYNKIPNKNKSNIYLICNNLDEENILETKYIKFNIKKIKNILINKGYNEVINYSFINPKIQSKFYPTIESIKINNPITTEMSVMRNSLFYGLIKNIVYNQNRQQKNLRFFEYGLCFHKNLRKKLGISQKLTLGGIINGNLYENHWDLKNKKVDFYDIKGDIESILNPFNEKNTIKFCPQNNDNNKEIFNPYKSAIIYLNNILIGYIGMLSNIVINHFNISNDTFFFELFCDKITTNNFLKIKEIPNYPINRREISLIISNNIRFVDILNEINNLKIKEIIKIKLFDIYTGSNIPTEYKSITISLFIQNKLKTLNEEEINNILYKCIDKLKSKFKIILRDQKYKFI, encoded by the coding sequence ATGATGAAATTTAGTGAATCATGGTTACGAGAATGGGTAGATTTTAATCAAGATATTTATTCATTATCAGAAAAATTGACTATGTTAGGATTTGAAGTAGAAAAAGTTGATACTGCGCATATAAAAAAAAAATATGATAATATATATGTTGGTGAGGTAGTTTATTACTCTTTATATAAAAAAAATCCTAAAATATATAAATTAATAATAGATATTCATAGAGAAAAATTACTAAATATATTATCTTTTTTAAAAGTAAAATGTAAAATAAAAGTCATTATAGCTACAAAAAAATCTTTTTTATATCAAAAATTTATTAAAATTCCTAAATATAATTTTTTGTTTAAATCTGATGGATTATTATGTTCACAAAGAATATTTACTTTAGAAAATTTTGATTTTATTCAAGACAGTATAATAAAAGTACCTAGAAATGTATTAAATGGTATAGATGCAAACCAATTTTTAATTGATAAAATATTATCGATTAATATACCTTTTAATAGACCAGATTGTTTAAGTATTCTAGGTATTACTAGAGATTTAGCGTCAATAAAAAATATTCATTTTAAATTTCCTTATAAGAATACCTTGCTGAAAGAACAAAAAAAATACAAAATTAATATTAATTTTGATAAAGATATTGAAAATATATTGCATAATTATAAATATAGCATAATAAAAAATATTAATCTTAATCAAAAAATTCCAAATATAATTATAGAAAGATTGTTACATTCGAATTTTACAATTTCGACTAAAAATCCATTGCTGAATATTAAAAACTATATATTTTTAGAATTAGGATATCCTATACAATTTTATGATCTTAATAAAATTGAAGGAGATGTTTATATTAAAAATGGTAAAAAAAATACATTTTTTATTATTAATAGTAAAAATCAAAAAATTAATTTTAAAAATAATTGTTTATTAACAATTTTTGATAAAAACAAAATTTTGTCTATCCCTGGTTTAGTACAAAATAAATATATTTTAACTAATATAAAAACGGAAAATATTTTAATAGAATGTTTACTTTTAAATAAAAAATATATACAACAAAAAATATCTAATAAATATAATAAATTTCATAATTTTTCTTATATGTATGAAAAATATTTAGACCCATTAATGCAAAACCAAGTTTTAATTAGGACAATGAATTTATTACTACAAATATTTGGAGGTAATATTAGTAAAATTAATTCTTTTAATATAAAGAATATTAATTATATAAATAAAAAAATACAATTGAAATATCAAAAAGTAAATAAAATCCTAGGTTTTAAAATTTTACCAAAAAATATTATTGATATCTTAACTAGATTAGGTTTTTTAATTTCAAAACAGATAGTGTATAGTTGTGATGTAAAAATACCTAGTTGGCGACAAGATATTCATTGTGAAGAAGATTTAATAGAAGAAATCATACGTGTGTATGATTACAATAAAATTCCTAACAAAAATAAAAGCAATATATATTTAATTTGTAATAATTTAGATGAAGAAAATATATTGGAAACAAAATATATTAAATTTAATATAAAGAAAATTAAAAATATTTTAATTAATAAAGGATATAATGAAGTTATAAATTATAGTTTTATTAATCCTAAAATTCAATCTAAATTCTATCCTACAATAGAATCTATAAAAATTAATAATCCCATTACAACAGAAATGTCTGTAATGCGTAATTCTCTATTTTATGGATTAATAAAAAATATTGTTTATAATCAAAATCGACAACAAAAAAATTTACGTTTTTTTGAATATGGATTATGTTTTCATAAAAATTTAAGAAAAAAATTAGGAATATCTCAGAAATTAACATTAGGAGGAATAATAAATGGAAATTTATACGAAAATCATTGGGATTTAAAAAATAAAAAAGTAGATTTTTATGATATAAAAGGTGATATAGAATCTATCTTAAATCCTTTTAATGAAAAAAATACAATAAAATTTTGTCCTCAAAATAATGATAATAACAAAGAAATATTTAATCCTTATAAAAGCGCAATAATATATTTAAATAATATTTTAATTGGTTATATTGGAATGCTTAGTAATATCGTAATTAATCATTTTAATATTTCTAACGATACATTTTTTTTTGAGTTATTTTGTGATAAAATTACCACTAATAATTTTTTAAAAATCAAAGAAATTCCTAATTACCCAATAAATCGTAGAGAAATTTCTTTAATTATTAGTAATAATATTCGTTTTGTAGATATTTTAAATGAAATTAATAATTTAAAAATAAAAGAAATAATAAAAATAAAATTATTTGATATATACACAGGATCTAATATCCCAACAGAATATAAAAGTATTACAATAAGTTTATTTATACAAAATAAATTAAAAACATTAAACGAAGAAGAAATAAATAATATTTTATACAAATGTATAGATAAATTAAAATCTAAATTTAAAATTATCTTAAGAGATCAAAAATATAAATTTATATAA
- the infC gene encoding translation initiation factor IF-3 → MKSGKKIMQSLRPNRINENIKSKIVRLIGPQGEQIGIVTLEEALRKSQKVGFDLVEISPNSKPPVCRIMNYGKFLYAKNKASKEQKKKQKIIHLKEIKFRPGTDKSDYQVKLRNLIRFLKKGDKIKVTLRFRGREMVHTKIGFSMLERIKNDLEYLAIVESFPSKIEGRQMIMILVPKKNSN, encoded by the coding sequence ATTAAAAGTGGAAAAAAAATAATGCAATCATTACGTCCTAATAGAATTAACGAAAATATTAAAAGTAAGATTGTAAGATTAATAGGACCGCAAGGTGAACAAATTGGTATAGTTACCTTAGAAGAAGCTCTAAGAAAATCACAGAAGGTTGGTTTTGATTTAGTTGAAATAAGTCCAAATTCAAAACCTCCCGTTTGTCGTATTATGAATTACGGAAAATTTTTGTATGCCAAAAATAAAGCATCTAAAGAACAAAAAAAGAAGCAAAAAATAATTCATTTAAAAGAAATTAAGTTTAGACCAGGAACTGATAAAAGTGATTATCAAGTAAAATTGCGTAATTTAATTCGTTTTTTAAAAAAAGGAGATAAAATAAAAGTTACTTTAAGATTTAGAGGTAGAGAAATGGTACATACTAAAATTGGTTTTTCTATGTTGGAACGTATAAAGAACGATTTAGAATATTTAGCAATAGTAGAATCATTTCCTTCTAAAATTGAAGGACGACAAATGATAATGATATTAGTACCTAAAAAAAATAGTAATTAG
- the hslV gene encoding ATP-dependent protease subunit HslV encodes MTTIVSVRKNGDVVIGGDGQATLGNIIMKGNVKKIRKLYNNKVIAGFAGGTADAFTLFELFEQKLETYQGNLIKSAVELAKDWRTDRILRKLEALLVIADKMTSLIITGSGDVIQPENNIVTIGSGGPYAQASARALFENTNLSAYEIVKKSLNIAGDICIYTNHNFTIEKLSSK; translated from the coding sequence ATGACAACAATAGTCAGTGTAAGAAAGAATGGAGATGTAGTAATTGGTGGTGACGGACAAGCAACACTGGGTAATATTATCATGAAAGGTAATGTTAAAAAAATTCGTAAGTTATATAATAATAAAGTTATTGCAGGTTTTGCTGGTGGTACAGCAGATGCATTTACTTTATTTGAATTATTTGAACAAAAATTAGAAACATATCAAGGTAACTTAATAAAATCAGCTGTTGAATTAGCAAAAGATTGGCGAACAGATCGTATTTTACGTAAACTAGAAGCATTATTAGTAATTGCAGATAAAATGACTTCGTTAATAATTACAGGTAGTGGTGATGTAATTCAACCTGAAAATAATATAGTAACTATTGGTTCTGGTGGACCATATGCTCAAGCATCAGCACGTGCTTTATTTGAAAATACTAATTTAAGTGCATATGAAATAGTAAAAAAATCGTTAAATATAGCAGGTGATATTTGCATATATACTAATCATAATTTTACTATTGAAAAATTATCATCTAAGTAA
- the grxD gene encoding Grx4 family monothiol glutaredoxin: protein MMIFKKIKKQINDNPIILYMKGSPKHPKCGFSDKAVKIIILYKIKFTYIDVLKNPDIRKFLPKYANWPTFPQLWINNKLIGGFDILYTLHKCKKLKNILKLKK from the coding sequence ATGATGATATTTAAAAAAATTAAAAAACAAATAAACGATAATCCTATAATTTTATATATGAAGGGTTCTCCTAAACATCCTAAGTGTGGTTTTTCAGATAAAGCTGTTAAAATTATAATTTTATATAAAATAAAATTTACTTATATAGATGTTTTGAAAAATCCTGATATTCGAAAATTTTTACCAAAATATGCTAATTGGCCTACGTTTCCTCAATTATGGATAAATAATAAATTAATTGGGGGGTTTGATATATTATATACGTTACATAAATGTAAGAAATTAAAAAATATTTTGAAACTTAAAAAATAA
- the rplT gene encoding 50S ribosomal protein L20 produces MVRIKRGVTAKARHKKIIKQAKGYYGARSRSYRSAFQAVIKAGQYSYRDRRQRKRKFRQLWIMKINAAARREHLSYSCFIHKLKQNHIDINRKLLATIATSDKLSFTKLVQLTQN; encoded by the coding sequence ATGGTTCGAATAAAACGTGGAGTTACTGCAAAAGCAAGGCATAAAAAAATAATAAAACAAGCTAAGGGATATTATGGTGCAAGATCAAGATCCTATAGATCAGCCTTCCAAGCTGTTATAAAAGCAGGGCAATATTCATATAGAGATAGACGTCAACGTAAAAGAAAATTTCGTCAGTTATGGATCATGAAAATAAATGCAGCTGCACGTAGAGAACATCTTTCTTACAGTTGTTTTATACATAAGTTAAAGCAAAATCATATTGATATAAATAGAAAGCTTCTTGCTACAATAGCTACTTCTGACAAATTATCATTTACCAAATTAGTACAACTAACACAAAATTAA
- the pheS gene encoding phenylalanine--tRNA ligase subunit alpha, giving the protein MISNDDNIIITVKKEICKVKDITELNLLKVKYLGKKGYITLQFLLLKKLNIKDRINKSVILNNQKKQIKLIIKKKLEELKFNKVNKQFIKKQIDVSLPGKSIELGTEHPLNSTINEIESFFIKLGFKIVAGYEIEDVFHNFDALNIPQNHPARTQQDTFWVNKNILLRTQTSNVQIRVMEKFSPPICILTSGKVYRNDYDHNHTPMFHQIEGLFIDKQISFINLKETLLLFLKSFFSKKCQIRFRPSYFPFTEPSLEIDIMNKKKKWIEVLGAGMIHPNVLKYVNLDSSIYSGFAFGLGVERLAMLRYNLNDIRLFFENDVRFLQQFKLNNFI; this is encoded by the coding sequence ATGATATCTAATGATGATAACATAATAATTACTGTAAAAAAAGAAATTTGTAAAGTAAAAGATATTACTGAACTAAATTTATTAAAAGTTAAATATTTAGGTAAAAAAGGATATATTACTTTACAATTTTTGTTATTAAAAAAATTAAATATAAAAGATAGAATAAATAAAAGTGTTATTCTCAATAATCAAAAAAAACAAATAAAATTAATAATAAAAAAAAAATTAGAAGAATTAAAATTTAATAAAGTTAATAAACAATTTATAAAAAAACAAATAGATGTATCACTTCCTGGTAAATCAATTGAATTAGGTACTGAACATCCATTAAATAGTACTATTAATGAAATAGAAAGTTTTTTTATAAAATTAGGATTTAAAATAGTTGCGGGATATGAGATAGAAGATGTTTTTCATAATTTTGATGCATTAAATATTCCACAGAATCATCCTGCAAGAACACAACAAGATACTTTTTGGGTAAATAAAAATATTTTATTACGTACACAAACCTCTAATGTACAAATTAGAGTAATGGAGAAATTTAGTCCTCCTATATGCATATTAACTTCTGGAAAAGTGTATCGTAATGATTATGATCATAATCATACTCCTATGTTTCATCAAATTGAAGGTTTATTTATAGATAAACAAATTAGTTTTATTAATTTAAAAGAAACTTTATTATTATTTTTAAAATCATTTTTTAGTAAAAAATGTCAAATACGTTTTAGACCATCTTATTTCCCTTTTACAGAACCTTCATTGGAAATAGATATTATGAATAAAAAGAAAAAATGGATAGAAGTTTTAGGCGCAGGTATGATACATCCTAATGTTTTGAAATATGTTAATCTAGATTCTTCTATATATTCTGGATTTGCTTTTGGATTAGGTGTAGAAAGATTAGCTATGTTAAGATATAATCTCAATGATATTCGTCTATTTTTTGAAAATGATGTACGTTTTTTACAACAATTTAAATTAAATAACTTTATATGA
- the tyrS gene encoding tyrosine--tRNA ligase, giving the protein MFKKKTIDIIKKLEDRNILYQITNKNKLYKILEKKKINLYCGFDLTADSLHIGHLIPLITLKYFQNLGHKPIILLGGATSLIGDPSFKLQERKIIPINTINKWFKKISLQLQNFLDFNCGINSAVIINNYEWFKKMDILFFLNKIGRYFYINQMLNKDFIKKRMTNEKNIQGISFTEFSYNLLQSYDFAYLNKNFDVILQIGGSDQWGHIISGIDLIKKIYQKKVFGITTNLVIKNDGTKFGKTENQTIWLDEKKTSPYDFFQFWLNTPDSTVFNFLNMFTNYEKKIIDDIKKKNNKIKTDSAQYILAKYITQITHGKKLLLISQKITSLLFFQKIDNLSQNDFNFLLKNINSINLEKKDYTLQDILVLSKLAPSRTQAFTIIKSNAVYINSKNISDPLFICTNNYKKFNHFTLLRKGKKTFCLIFWK; this is encoded by the coding sequence ATGTTTAAAAAAAAAACAATAGATATCATAAAAAAACTAGAAGATCGGAATATTTTATATCAAATAACTAATAAAAATAAATTATATAAAATTTTAGAAAAAAAAAAAATTAATCTTTATTGTGGTTTTGACCTAACAGCTGATAGCCTACATATAGGACATCTTATACCATTAATTACATTAAAATATTTTCAAAATTTAGGACACAAACCAATAATTTTACTAGGAGGTGCTACTAGTTTAATTGGAGATCCTAGTTTTAAATTACAAGAAAGAAAAATTATCCCGATAAATACTATTAATAAATGGTTTAAAAAAATTAGTTTACAATTGCAAAATTTTTTGGATTTTAATTGTGGAATAAATAGTGCTGTCATAATAAATAATTATGAATGGTTTAAAAAAATGGATATCTTATTTTTTTTAAATAAAATAGGTCGTTATTTTTATATTAATCAAATGCTAAATAAAGATTTTATAAAAAAAAGGATGACTAATGAAAAAAATATTCAAGGAATATCTTTTACTGAATTTTCTTATAATTTATTACAATCTTATGATTTTGCTTATTTAAACAAAAATTTTGACGTGATACTCCAAATTGGAGGATCAGATCAATGGGGACATATTATATCTGGAATAGATCTTATAAAAAAAATTTATCAAAAAAAAGTATTTGGTATAACAACTAACTTAGTTATTAAAAATGATGGAACAAAATTTGGAAAAACAGAAAACCAAACAATATGGTTAGACGAAAAAAAAACTAGTCCATATGATTTTTTCCAATTTTGGTTAAATACACCTGATTCTACTGTATTTAATTTTTTAAATATGTTTACTAATTATGAAAAAAAAATAATTGATGATATCAAAAAAAAAAATAATAAAATAAAAACAGATAGCGCTCAATATATATTAGCTAAATATATTACTCAAATTACTCATGGTAAAAAATTATTATTAATTTCTCAAAAAATAACTAGTTTACTGTTTTTTCAAAAAATAGATAATTTATCACAAAATGATTTTAATTTCTTATTAAAAAATATAAATTCTATTAATTTAGAAAAAAAAGATTATACTTTACAAGATATTTTAGTATTAAGTAAGTTAGCACCTTCTCGCACTCAAGCATTTACTATAATAAAATCTAATGCAGTATATATTAATAGTAAAAATATATCTGATCCTTTATTTATTTGTACAAATAATTATAAAAAATTTAACCATTTTACCTTATTACGTAAGGGGAAAAAAACTTTTTGTTTAATTTTTTGGAAATAA